A single window of Neisseria chenwenguii DNA harbors:
- a CDS encoding TerC family protein — translation MDFSWLAEPHTWIGFATLLVLEVVLGIDNLVFVAILANKVKPAQRDRARITGLGLAVLIRIVMLGFMAHIMTLTRPLFVWGSLDVSGKDLIMFAGGIFLLYKATTELHERLEGNNHFAVTDNHKKHAPFWGVVVQILILDAVFSIDSVITAVAMVDHIVIAMAAVAVAMSVMITASKPLTAFVDKHPTVVMLCLGFLLMIGFSLIAEAFHFHIPKGYLYAAIGFSILIEVFNQISQKNSRKNDYISSSWRKRTAENVLGMMGIRESVLEKAGGEADDDAHFEENEKSMIRSVLTLAERPIPGIMIPRRDIERLDISQSKEEQTAQLKNTPYSRLLVVGKAGVDEPLGYINKKDLLAQLLENGETNIQTTLRQPLVLPDSTTALNALELFRKNSADYALVVDEFGAVLGMLTVKDLLEAIAGEFPEEFEREEEPAVQENADESLTVDGALEYVELAPQLGLPTQSEDADFHTVAGLIMEELQSLPDVGDSVNFHGWRFEVMEKEGQRIERVKISRLPEE, via the coding sequence ATGGATTTCAGTTGGTTGGCCGAACCGCATACATGGATAGGCTTTGCAACGCTTTTGGTGCTCGAAGTGGTTTTGGGCATCGACAACCTCGTTTTCGTCGCCATTTTGGCAAACAAAGTCAAACCTGCCCAGCGCGACCGCGCGCGGATTACCGGTTTGGGGCTGGCGGTATTGATCCGCATCGTCATGCTCGGCTTTATGGCGCACATTATGACGTTGACCCGCCCGTTGTTTGTCTGGGGCAGTTTGGACGTTTCGGGCAAAGATTTGATTATGTTCGCCGGCGGCATTTTCCTGCTCTACAAAGCGACCACCGAGCTGCACGAGCGTTTGGAAGGCAACAATCATTTCGCCGTCACTGACAATCATAAAAAACACGCGCCGTTTTGGGGTGTGGTGGTGCAGATTCTGATTTTGGACGCGGTGTTTTCGATTGATTCCGTGATTACGGCGGTGGCGATGGTCGATCACATCGTGATTGCGATGGCGGCGGTGGCCGTGGCAATGAGCGTGATGATTACCGCCAGCAAACCGCTGACCGCGTTTGTCGACAAACACCCGACCGTCGTTATGCTCTGCTTGGGCTTCCTGCTGATGATCGGGTTCAGCCTGATTGCCGAAGCCTTCCATTTCCACATTCCGAAAGGCTATCTCTACGCCGCTATCGGTTTCTCGATTCTGATTGAGGTGTTCAACCAGATTTCGCAGAAAAACAGCCGCAAAAACGACTACATCAGCAGCTCGTGGCGCAAACGCACGGCGGAAAATGTGCTCGGTATGATGGGCATCCGCGAAAGCGTGTTGGAAAAAGCAGGCGGCGAGGCTGATGACGATGCACATTTTGAAGAAAACGAAAAATCCATGATCCGTAGTGTTTTGACGCTGGCCGAACGCCCGATTCCGGGCATCATGATTCCGCGCCGCGACATCGAGCGGCTGGACATTTCGCAAAGCAAAGAAGAGCAAACTGCGCAACTGAAAAACACGCCGTACAGCCGCCTGCTGGTCGTCGGAAAAGCCGGCGTGGACGAGCCTTTGGGCTACATCAACAAAAAAGATCTGCTCGCGCAGCTTTTGGAAAACGGCGAAACCAATATTCAGACGACCCTACGTCAGCCGCTGGTTTTACCCGACTCCACCACCGCCCTCAACGCGCTCGAGCTGTTCCGTAAAAACAGCGCCGACTACGCGCTGGTGGTGGACGAATTCGGCGCGGTTTTGGGGATGCTGACCGTCAAAGACCTGCTCGAAGCCATTGCCGGTGAGTTCCCCGAAGAATTTGAGCGTGAGGAAGAACCCGCCGTTCAGGAAAACGCCGACGAAAGCCTGACTGTGGACGGCGCGCTCGAATACGTCGAACTCGCCCCCCAACTCGGCCTACCGACGCAAAGCGAAGACGCCGACTTCCACACCGTCGCCGGCTTGATTATGGAAGAACTGCAAAGCCTGCCCGATGTGGGCGATTCCGTCAATTTCCACGGCTGGCGTTTTGAAGTAATGGAAAAAGAAGGCCAGCGGATCGAGCGGGTAAAAATCAGCAGGCTGCCGGAGGAGTAG
- a CDS encoding copper chaperone PCu(A)C — protein MKKMITVLALAGLCQAAAAAGVQVENPWARSTVQGMNMSGAFMTIKNDEAQKDFLIGGSTPVAERIEVHTHVNDNGVMRMRQAKDGAPLEAKGVTELKPGSYHVMFMGLKKQLKPGDKFPLTLKFKNAKPQTVEVVVKNAPKSDSQHHGAASGVHQH, from the coding sequence ATGAAAAAAATGATTACTGTGTTAGCTTTAGCAGGATTGTGCCAAGCCGCCGCGGCGGCTGGCGTTCAGGTTGAAAATCCGTGGGCACGCTCGACCGTTCAAGGCATGAACATGAGTGGTGCGTTTATGACCATTAAAAACGACGAAGCCCAAAAAGACTTCCTCATCGGCGGCAGTACGCCCGTTGCCGAACGTATTGAGGTTCACACCCACGTCAACGACAACGGCGTGATGCGGATGCGCCAAGCCAAAGACGGTGCGCCGCTGGAAGCCAAAGGCGTTACCGAGCTGAAACCGGGCAGCTATCATGTGATGTTTATGGGCTTGAAAAAACAGCTTAAGCCTGGTGATAAATTTCCTTTGACACTAAAATTCAAAAACGCCAAACCGCAGACTGTAGAAGTAGTCGTGAAAAATGCACCAAAATCTGATTCGCAACATCACGGAGCAGCTTCCGGCGTCCATCAACATTAA
- a CDS encoding diacylglycerol kinase yields MNQDQNSYAAEKKGKTGLTRITNAFGYSQDGLKAAYRYESAFRQLVWLHAVLIPLALILDFSTTTAMLLIAVSFVSLITELFNTAIEAAVDHTSTEKHELAKRAKDAGSAAQLLALTLLGILWLMALFGDAV; encoded by the coding sequence ATGAACCAAGATCAAAATTCCTACGCCGCCGAGAAAAAAGGCAAAACCGGCCTGACCCGCATTACCAACGCCTTCGGCTATTCCCAAGACGGCCTCAAAGCCGCCTACCGCTACGAAAGCGCGTTCCGTCAGTTGGTCTGGCTGCATGCCGTGTTGATTCCGCTGGCGCTGATTCTGGATTTCAGCACCACCACCGCCATGCTGCTCATTGCCGTATCGTTTGTTTCGCTGATTACCGAATTGTTCAACACCGCCATCGAAGCGGCGGTCGATCACACTTCCACCGAAAAACACGAGCTGGCCAAACGCGCCAAAGACGCAGGCTCGGCCGCACAGCTTTTGGCTTTGACCCTGCTGGGCATTTTGTGGCTGATGGCGCTTTTCGGCGATGCGGTTTGA